In Pochonia chlamydosporia 170 chromosome Unknown PCv3seq00008, whole genome shotgun sequence, the following proteins share a genomic window:
- a CDS encoding ubiquitin C-terminal hydrolase (similar to Coccidioides immitis RS XP_001241966.1), whose protein sequence is MASLTVVVKHQGKKYDIEIDPSSTGEDFKLQLFSLTNVEPDRQKILIKGGQLKDDADMTKLGLKPNQVIMMMGTPGSGGGDLVRPKDKIKFVEDMTEAEQAQQVGATPAGLVNLGNTCYLNSTLQTLRSIPELQTSLQKYTPNSSGLMAGMASADLAAQLASLYKKMGETQDAFPPMNFLTALRVVFPQFAEKAKSNNGYAQQDAEEAWSQIVQQLSQKVKIKESDDAPDISFVDKYMSGEFSSTLECDEEEARNGGEQVIQSKDQFYKLNCHIDGSTNHLRDGILAALSEKLEKKSDVLGHDASYTKKSKISRAPKYLTVHFVRFFWKRETQKKAKIMRKVTFPQELDIVEFCSDELKKALVPVRDKVREVRKDEEDIERARKRRKKNNNDDVGDIPGGAGLPSEKEKKEKKDKEVEKKPETSADGDTEMGETYKTDAEIDAEKNAALLAAKKELNALIDPALRNDDGANQSGLYELRGVVTHQGASADSGHYTSYVKKSAPIDPKTGKKGEEDGKWWWFNDDKVTEVTVDKVEALAGGGESHSALILLYKAVPLPSSEGTLE, encoded by the exons ATGGCGTCGCTGACTG TCGTGGTCAAGCACCAAGGCAAAAAATATGATATCGAAATCGACCCTTCCTCGACAGGCGAAGACTTTAAGTTGCAGCTTTTCAGTCTTACCAATGTCGAGCCGGACCGACAAAAGATCCTGATCAAGGGCGGCCAGCTCAAGGATGATGCCGACATGACCAAACTGGGGCTGAAGCCCAACCAAGTaatcatgatgatgggcacCCCTGGATCAGGCGGTGGTGATCTCGTTCGCCCAAAGGATAAGATCAAATTCGTTGAGGATATGACCGAGGCCGAACAGGCCCAGCAAGTTGGGGCCACACCAGCTGGTTTGGTCAACCTAGGCAACACCTGCTACCTGAACTCGACCCTTCAAACACTGCGATCAATTCCCGAACTTCAGACCTCACTGCAAAAGTACACACCCAATTCGTCAGGGCTGATGGCTGGTATGGCTTCGGCCGACCTGGCTGCTCAGTTGGCCAGCTTGTACAAAAAGATGGGCGAGACGCAGGATGCATTTCCACCCATGAACTTTCTCACTGCCCTTAGGGTTGTGTTCCCCCAGTTTGCTGAAAAGGCCAAATCAAACAACGGTTACGCCCAGCAGGATGCTGAGGAGGCATGGTCGCAAATTGTCCAGCAGTTGAGCCAGAAGGTCAAGATTAAGGAGTCCGACGATGCTCCCGACATTTCGTTTGTTGACAAGTACATGTCTGGCGAGTTTTCTTCGACTTTGGAAtgcgacgaagaggaagctCGCAATGGTGGCGAGCAGGTTATCCAATCCAAGGACCAATTTTACAAGCTCAACTGCCACATCGACGGGTCTACGAACCATCTTCGAGACGGAATACTAGCGGCTCTGAGCGAAAAACTGGAAAAGAAATCAGACGTTTTGGGCCACGACGCCTCGTACACCAAAAAATCGAAAATCTCCCGCGCCCCCAAGTACTTGACGGTTCACTTTGTACGATTCTTTTGGAAGCGAGAGACGCAGAAAAAAGCCAAGATTATGCGAAAAGTCACGTTCCCACAAGAACTGGATATTGTTGAGTTTTGCTCGGATGAGCTAAAGAAGGCCCTGGTACCCGTGCGCGACAAGGTCCGCGAGGTCAGgaaggatgaggaagacATTGAGCGGGCTCGCAAGCGTCGtaagaagaacaacaatgacgacgTGGGTGATATTCCTGGCGGTGCTGGATTGCCTTcggagaaggagaagaaggaaaagaaggacaaagAGGTTGAGAAGAAACCGGAGACGTCTGCCGATGGAGACACCGAGATGGGTGAGACATACAAGACGGATGCGGAAATTGACGCGGAAAAGAATGCCGCCCTTCTCGCTGCTAAGAAGGAATTGAACGCCTTGATTGACCCGGCACTTCGCAACGATGACGGCGCCAACCAATCTGGATTGTATGAGCTTCGTGGTGTCGTAACTCACCAAGGCGCCAGTGCAGACAGCGGCCACTACACATCCTATGTCAAGAAGTCAGCACCTATTGATCCCAAAACCGGCAAGaaaggcgaggaagacggcaagtggtggtggtttAACGACGACAAAGTGACTGAGGTTACtgttgacaaggttgaggcgttggctggtggaggcgAATCGCACTCTGCGTTGATTTTGCTGTACAAGGCTGTTcccttgccatcatcagaaGGGACTCTGGAGTAA